The following proteins are co-located in the Heteronotia binoei isolate CCM8104 ecotype False Entrance Well chromosome 8, APGP_CSIRO_Hbin_v1, whole genome shotgun sequence genome:
- the CHRM2 gene encoding muscarinic acetylcholine receptor M2: MNNSTNISSLEDMMALGSPYKTVEVVFIVIVAGSLSLVTIIGNILVMVSIKVNRHLQTVNNYFLFSLACADLIIGVFSMNLYTLYTVIGYWPLGPVVCDLWLALDYVVSNASVMNLLIISFDRYFCVTKPLSYPVKRTTKMAGMMIAVAWVLSFILWAPAILFWQFIVGERTVPDGECYIQFLSNAAVTFGTAIAAFYLPVIIMTVLYWQISRASKSRIKKDKKDGGQNQEPVSPSLVQGKIVKPNNNNIPPTEDGIEHSKIQNGKATGESVVENCVTAEEKESSNDSTSVSAVASNVKEDEAIKDDTRASVSQVNAKVENSKLTCIRILTKSPKGDCDSSANTTVELVGSDGQNGDEKQNIVARKIVKMTKQPAKKKTPPSREKKVTRTILAILLAFIITWTPYNVMVLINSFCSSCIPNTVWTIGYWLCYINSTINPACYALCNATFKKTFKHLLMCHYKNIGATR; this comes from the coding sequence ATGAATAACTCAACAAATATAAGCTCTTTGGAGGACATGATGGCTCTTGGAAGTCCTTATAAAACTGTTGAGGTAGTCTTCATTGTCATAGTGGCTGGATCCCTCAGCTTAGTGACCATCATTGGGAACATCCTCGTTATGGTATCTATTAAAGTCAACCGGCACCTGCAGACAGTCAACAATTATTTTCTTTTCAGTTTGGCATGCGCTGACTTGATCATTGGCGTTTTTTCCATGAATCTGTACACTCTTTACACTGTGATTGGCTATTGGCCTTTGGGACCTGTAGTTTGTGACTTGTGGCTGGCTCTCGACTATGTAGTCAGCAATGCCTCTGTCATGAACCTTCTCATTATCAGTTTTGACAGATATTTTTGTGTCACCAAACCTCTGTCATACCCTGTCAAGCGGACCACTAAGATGGCAGGAATGATGATTGCAGTGGCATGGGTGCTCTCGTTTATCTTGTGGGCACCTGCAATTCTCTTTTGGCAGTTCATTGTAGGGGAAAGGACTGTTCCTGATGGGGAATGCTACATCCAGTTTCTGTCCAATGCAGCCGTAACCTTCGGCACAGCCATTGCAGCATTCTATCTACCGGTTATCATTATGACTGTTCTCTACTGGCAAATATCTCGGGCCAGTAAAAGCAGGATTAAAAAAGACAAAAAGGATGGTGGACAAAACCAGGAACCAGTTTCTCCAAGTCTGGTCCAAGGTAAAATAGTGAAACCAAACAATAACAACATCCCACCCACTGAAGATGGGATAGAACATAGCAAAATTCAGAATGGTAAAGCCACAGGGGAATCAGTTGTGGAAAATTGTGTTACTGCAGAGGAGAAGGAGAGCTCAAATGACTCCACCTCTGTCAGTGCTGTAGCTTCCAACGTGAAAGAGGATGAAGCCATCAAAGATGACACCAGGGCTTCCGTCTCCCAAGTCAATGCCAAAGTGGAGAACTCCAAACTGACTTGCATCAGAATACTCACAAAGTCCCCCAAAGGTGACTGTGATAGCTCTGCTAACACCACCGTAGAACTTGTAGGTAGTGATGGTCAGAATGGAGATGAGAAGCAGAACATTGTTGCCCGGAAGATTGTCAAGATGACTAAGCAGCCAGCCAAAAAGAAAACACCTCCTTCTAGAGAGAAAAAAGTGACCAGGACTATCTTGGCTATTCTCCTGGCCTTCATCATTACCTGGACACCATATAATGTTATGGTTCTTATCAACAGCTTCTGTTCATCATGTATCCCCAACACAGTATGGACGATTGGTTACTGGCTGTGCTATATCAACAGCACCATCAATCCTGCCTGCTATGCGCTCTGCAATGCTACCTTCAAGAAAACCTTTAAGCACCTCCTTATGTGTCATTACAAGAACATAGGAGccacaaggtaa